From the Desulfohalovibrio reitneri genome, one window contains:
- a CDS encoding F0F1 ATP synthase subunit C has protein sequence MNIAAVIGLASVVTAGLTIAIGAIGPALGEGRAVAQALSSMAQQPDESGTISRTLFVGLAMIESTAIYCFVVSMILLFANPFWDWAIQQAAGG, from the coding sequence ATGAACATCGCCGCCGTCATCGGACTGGCCTCCGTGGTCACGGCCGGACTGACCATCGCCATCGGCGCCATCGGCCCGGCTTTGGGCGAGGGGCGGGCCGTGGCCCAGGCCCTCAGTTCCATGGCCCAGCAGCCGGACGAATCCGGGACCATTTCCCGCACCCTCTTCGTGGGCCTGGCCATGATCGAGTCCACGGCCATCTACTGCTTCGTGGTCTCCATGATCCTGCTCTTCGCCAACCCCTTCTGGGACTGGGCCATCCAGCAGGCGGCCGGAGGCTAG
- a CDS encoding ATP synthase subunit I — protein sequence MNGGLYLDMTLGLLGGVVIGAACFAALWWQIGRVRASSRPGLYLLLGFVVRSVVAVGGLWLISGGRPLPLLTGVLGFFLARLAATRLVRPRGTEEA from the coding sequence ATGAATGGCGGACTCTACCTGGACATGACCCTGGGCCTGCTGGGCGGCGTGGTCATCGGCGCGGCCTGTTTCGCCGCTCTGTGGTGGCAGATTGGACGCGTGCGCGCCAGTTCCCGGCCCGGCTTGTATCTGCTCCTGGGCTTTGTGGTCCGCTCCGTGGTGGCTGTGGGCGGATTGTGGCTCATCTCCGGCGGCAGGCCGCTCCCCCTGCTGACCGGGGTGCTCGGATTCTTTCTGGCCCGGCTGGCGGCCACCCGTCTCGTCCGGCCGCGCGGGACGGAGGAAGCGTGA
- the ppsA gene encoding phosphoenolpyruvate synthase — MVHEDYIRWFDDLVSDDVPLVGGKNASLGEMISSLKEQGVRVPDGFATTADGYRLYLDESGLKDKIRDRLEALDKGEKTLAQTGRSIRNLFQGTHFPEEMEEAILAAYRKLSERSGKDEAEVAVRSSATAEDLPEASFAGQQETFLGVHGEDDLLEACRRCFASLFTDRAISYRQEKGFDHMEVALSVGVQMMVRSDLAGAGVMFSIDTETGFPDMVVINAAWGLGENVVQGAVTPDEYRVFKPLLGQEGARPVVERSLGAKEKKMIYGQGARRKVKNADTSKRERSLLVLSDDEVLQLARWAVAIEDHYGRAMDMEWAKDGETGETFIVQARPETVQSQRGAASFTTFALKEKGEELVLGLAIGQAVASGDVQVIESARDIEEFREGGVLVTQMTDPDWVPIMKKARAIITDHGGRTCHAAIVSRELGIPAIVGTGDATEKLDEGRTVTVSCAEGDTGFVYDGELEFIQEEIDLEGLPEVQTQIMMNAASPSSVFNWWRLPVKGIGLARMEFIVNNSIRIHPMALVNFNRLADNQARHQIAGLTKGYEDKTEFFVDHLALGIGRIAAAGWPHPVIVRLSDFKTNEYAQLIGGAEFEPGEHNPMIGFRGASRYYSDRYRQGFALECRALRRVREEMGFTNVKIMVPFCRTLTEADKVLEVMAGEGLKRGGNDLEIYVMAEIPANILLAEEFAERFDGFSIGSNDLTQLILGVDRDSDILSGVFDERNEAVKRAVSDLIKRAHAKGTKVGICGQAPSDYPEFASFLVEQGIDSISLNPDSVVGVIRKVAETEKERS, encoded by the coding sequence ATGGTCCATGAAGACTACATCCGCTGGTTCGACGATCTGGTGTCGGACGACGTGCCCCTGGTGGGCGGCAAGAACGCCTCCCTGGGCGAGATGATCTCCTCCCTCAAGGAGCAGGGGGTGCGCGTGCCGGATGGCTTCGCCACCACGGCCGACGGCTACCGGCTCTACCTGGATGAATCCGGCCTCAAGGACAAGATAAGGGACAGGCTGGAGGCCCTGGACAAGGGCGAAAAGACGCTGGCTCAGACCGGCCGTTCTATCCGCAACCTCTTTCAGGGCACCCATTTCCCGGAGGAGATGGAGGAGGCCATACTGGCGGCCTACCGCAAGCTCTCTGAAAGGTCCGGCAAGGACGAGGCCGAGGTGGCGGTGCGTTCATCGGCCACGGCCGAGGATTTGCCGGAGGCCAGCTTCGCCGGGCAGCAGGAGACCTTTTTGGGCGTCCACGGAGAAGATGATTTGCTTGAGGCCTGCCGCCGCTGCTTCGCCTCCCTCTTCACAGACCGGGCCATCAGCTACCGCCAGGAAAAGGGCTTCGACCACATGGAGGTGGCCCTGTCCGTGGGCGTGCAGATGATGGTCCGCTCGGACCTGGCCGGAGCCGGGGTCATGTTCTCCATCGACACGGAAACGGGCTTTCCCGACATGGTGGTCATCAACGCCGCCTGGGGACTGGGCGAGAACGTGGTCCAGGGCGCTGTCACCCCGGACGAGTACCGCGTTTTCAAGCCGCTTCTCGGCCAGGAAGGGGCAAGGCCCGTAGTCGAGCGTTCACTGGGGGCCAAGGAAAAGAAAATGATCTACGGCCAAGGCGCGCGCCGCAAGGTGAAGAACGCCGACACCTCCAAGCGTGAGCGCAGCCTGCTCGTGCTCTCCGACGACGAGGTGCTGCAGCTGGCCCGTTGGGCCGTGGCCATCGAGGACCACTACGGCCGGGCCATGGACATGGAGTGGGCCAAGGACGGCGAGACAGGCGAAACCTTTATCGTGCAGGCCCGCCCGGAGACGGTGCAATCGCAGCGGGGCGCGGCCAGCTTTACCACCTTTGCACTCAAGGAGAAGGGCGAGGAACTCGTGCTGGGGCTGGCCATCGGGCAGGCCGTGGCCTCGGGCGACGTGCAGGTCATCGAGAGCGCCCGCGACATCGAGGAGTTCCGCGAGGGCGGCGTGCTGGTCACGCAGATGACCGACCCCGACTGGGTGCCCATCATGAAAAAGGCCCGGGCCATCATCACCGACCACGGCGGCCGCACCTGCCACGCGGCCATCGTCTCGCGCGAGCTGGGTATCCCGGCCATCGTGGGCACGGGCGACGCCACCGAGAAGCTGGACGAGGGACGCACCGTGACAGTCTCCTGCGCCGAGGGCGACACCGGCTTCGTCTACGACGGAGAGCTGGAGTTCATCCAGGAAGAGATCGACCTGGAGGGTTTGCCGGAAGTCCAAACGCAAATCATGATGAACGCAGCCAGCCCGTCATCGGTGTTCAACTGGTGGCGGCTGCCGGTGAAGGGCATCGGCCTGGCGCGCATGGAGTTCATCGTCAACAACTCCATCCGCATCCACCCCATGGCCCTGGTCAACTTCAACCGGCTGGCGGACAACCAGGCCAGGCATCAAATCGCCGGACTGACCAAGGGGTACGAAGACAAGACCGAATTTTTCGTGGACCACCTGGCCCTGGGCATAGGCCGCATCGCCGCCGCGGGCTGGCCCCATCCAGTCATCGTCCGTTTGTCCGACTTCAAGACCAACGAGTACGCCCAGCTCATCGGCGGGGCGGAGTTCGAGCCGGGCGAGCACAACCCCATGATCGGCTTCCGGGGGGCCTCGCGCTACTACTCGGACCGCTACCGCCAGGGATTCGCGTTGGAGTGCCGCGCCCTGCGAAGGGTGCGTGAGGAGATGGGCTTCACCAACGTGAAGATCATGGTGCCCTTCTGCCGCACCCTGACTGAGGCGGACAAGGTGTTGGAGGTCATGGCCGGGGAAGGCCTGAAACGGGGCGGGAATGATCTGGAAATCTACGTCATGGCCGAGATTCCGGCCAACATTCTGCTGGCGGAGGAGTTCGCGGAGCGGTTCGACGGTTTCTCCATCGGCTCCAACGACCTCACCCAGCTCATCCTCGGGGTGGACCGCGATTCGGACATCCTCTCCGGCGTGTTCGACGAGCGCAACGAGGCGGTGAAGCGGGCCGTGTCCGACCTCATCAAGCGGGCGCACGCCAAGGGGACCAAGGTGGGCATCTGCGGCCAGGCGCCCAGCGACTATCCCGAGTTCGCCTCCTTCCTGGTGGAACAGGGCATCGACTCCATTTCCCTGAACCCGGATTCCGTGGTCGGGGTCATCCGCAAAGTGGCCGAGACGGAAAAGGAGCGGTCGTGA
- a CDS encoding AtpZ/AtpI family protein produces MSPERKDEEFSERIGRKEERKMRARREGEPNPWFGLGMFGLVGWSVAIPTVIGTAIGVWLDADGGGDGRSWTLTLLGAGLGVGCLTAWFWVRRESGGGE; encoded by the coding sequence ATGAGCCCGGAACGGAAGGACGAGGAGTTCAGCGAGCGGATTGGCCGCAAGGAGGAGCGCAAGATGCGCGCCCGCCGGGAAGGCGAACCCAATCCTTGGTTCGGGCTGGGCATGTTTGGCCTGGTGGGCTGGTCCGTGGCCATCCCCACTGTCATCGGTACGGCCATCGGCGTCTGGCTGGACGCGGATGGCGGCGGAGACGGCCGGTCCTGGACCCTGACCCTGCTCGGCGCGGGCCTGGGCGTGGGGTGCCTGACCGCCTGGTTCTGGGTGCGGCGGGAAAGCGGAGGTGGCGAATGA
- a CDS encoding F0F1 ATP synthase subunit gamma, giving the protein MAESTEALARRISGAEDLHSVVKTMKAMAAVNIRHFQDAAESMERYRHTVELGFTAVLRSRPDLLSRSRPALPDAPLGAVLFGSDQGMCGQLNEEVGRLYLRTLRDENRDPHKVSLLAMGERLAGFAEEAATAPEKMFHVPGGADGIGRLVRSMLVSVEEWTRQRGIERLALFYSREAERGGTEAVVDELLPLDREWMRRLARREWPTRSLPVVTMDTGELYSRLVRQYLFSGFFRAVAQSLAAENAARLASMQGAESSIRDKLRELRQSYQQQRQNAITEEIIDIVSGFEALEESGEAK; this is encoded by the coding sequence ATGGCTGAATCCACCGAAGCCCTTGCCCGCCGCATCTCCGGGGCGGAGGACCTGCATTCCGTGGTCAAGACCATGAAGGCCATGGCCGCGGTGAACATCCGCCATTTTCAGGACGCGGCCGAATCCATGGAGCGCTACCGCCACACTGTGGAGCTGGGTTTCACAGCAGTACTGCGGTCGCGCCCCGATCTGCTCTCCCGCTCCCGCCCCGCCTTGCCTGACGCGCCGCTGGGCGCGGTCCTTTTTGGTTCGGACCAGGGCATGTGCGGGCAGCTCAACGAGGAGGTGGGGCGGCTGTATCTACGGACGCTGCGGGACGAAAACCGTGATCCGCACAAGGTTTCGCTGTTGGCCATGGGGGAGCGGCTGGCGGGCTTCGCCGAGGAGGCGGCAACCGCGCCGGAAAAAATGTTTCACGTGCCGGGCGGTGCGGACGGCATCGGCCGGCTGGTCAGGTCCATGCTCGTCTCGGTGGAGGAGTGGACCAGGCAGCGCGGCATTGAGCGGCTTGCCCTGTTCTACAGCCGGGAGGCGGAGCGGGGCGGCACCGAGGCTGTCGTGGACGAACTGCTTCCCCTGGACAGGGAGTGGATGAGGCGCCTGGCGAGGAGGGAGTGGCCCACTCGTTCCCTGCCGGTGGTGACAATGGACACCGGGGAACTGTACTCTCGGCTGGTGCGGCAGTATCTCTTTTCCGGGTTTTTCCGGGCCGTTGCCCAGTCCCTGGCCGCGGAAAACGCCGCCAGGCTGGCCTCCATGCAGGGCGCGGAGAGCAGCATCCGGGACAAATTGCGCGAACTGCGCCAGAGCTACCAGCAACAGCGGCAGAACGCCATCACCGAAGAAATCATCGACATCGTTTCCGGCTTCGAAGCATTGGAAGAGAGTGGTGAGGCCAAATGA
- the atpD gene encoding F0F1 ATP synthase subunit beta: MSETVSRGTVTSIRGSVVDGRFGAGLPPMRGVLTARDGTYVIEVMSHLDSERVRGIALTTTQELAEGEELLYHGRELDVPVGEGILGRVFNVFGEPIDKKEQPGGERRPIHQPPKPLGERRVTTEVFQTGIKSVDLLAPLERGGKAGLFGGAGVGKTVLIMELINNMAAHHEGVGLFCGIGERSREGEELYREMKEAGVLEQTAMIFGQMNEPPGARFRVGHAALTMAEYFRDDLGRDVLMLMDNIFRFIQAGMEVSGLMGRLPSRLGYQPTLGTELAELEERICTTRSAAITSVQAVYVPADDFTDPAAVHTFGHLSASLVLSRQKAAQGLYPAVDPLKSNSAMLVPHAVGRRHYETARAVRSTLAEYEDLKDIIAMLGMEELSREDRRTVQRARRLERFLTQPFNVTEQFTGIEGRVVDIEDTLDGCERILADEFSDRSERALYMIGAVDEAAGKEKAA, from the coding sequence GTGAGCGAAACCGTTTCCCGGGGCACTGTCACCTCGATTCGCGGCAGCGTGGTGGACGGCCGCTTCGGAGCCGGCCTGCCACCCATGCGCGGGGTGCTCACGGCCAGGGACGGCACGTACGTCATTGAGGTCATGAGCCACCTGGACAGCGAGCGCGTGCGGGGGATCGCCCTGACCACCACCCAGGAGCTGGCCGAGGGAGAGGAGTTGCTCTACCACGGCCGGGAGCTGGACGTGCCCGTGGGAGAAGGCATCCTTGGGCGCGTTTTCAATGTGTTCGGTGAGCCCATCGACAAGAAGGAGCAGCCCGGGGGCGAGCGGCGGCCCATCCATCAACCCCCCAAGCCCTTGGGCGAGCGGCGGGTGACGACGGAGGTTTTCCAGACGGGAATCAAGTCCGTTGACCTGCTGGCTCCGCTGGAGCGCGGCGGCAAGGCCGGGCTTTTTGGCGGCGCGGGCGTGGGCAAGACCGTGCTCATCATGGAGCTCATCAACAACATGGCCGCCCACCACGAGGGCGTGGGGCTGTTCTGCGGCATCGGCGAACGCAGCCGCGAGGGCGAGGAATTGTACCGGGAGATGAAGGAGGCGGGGGTCCTGGAGCAGACGGCCATGATCTTCGGGCAGATGAACGAGCCGCCGGGGGCGCGCTTCCGGGTGGGCCACGCCGCCTTGACCATGGCCGAATACTTCCGCGACGACCTGGGCCGGGATGTGCTCATGCTCATGGACAACATCTTCCGCTTCATCCAGGCGGGCATGGAGGTCTCCGGCCTCATGGGGAGGCTGCCCTCACGCCTCGGCTACCAGCCCACCCTGGGCACGGAGCTGGCCGAGCTGGAGGAGCGCATCTGCACCACCCGCAGCGCGGCCATCACCTCGGTGCAGGCTGTCTATGTCCCGGCGGACGACTTTACCGACCCGGCCGCGGTGCATACCTTCGGCCACCTGTCCGCCTCCCTGGTTCTGTCGCGGCAAAAGGCGGCCCAGGGTCTGTACCCGGCGGTGGACCCGCTCAAGTCCAACTCGGCCATGCTGGTTCCCCACGCCGTGGGCCGGCGCCATTACGAGACGGCCCGAGCCGTGCGCTCCACCCTGGCCGAATACGAGGACCTCAAGGACATCATCGCCATGCTGGGCATGGAGGAATTGTCCCGCGAGGACCGCCGCACGGTGCAGCGGGCGCGCAGGCTGGAACGGTTCCTTACCCAGCCCTTCAACGTCACCGAACAGTTCACGGGCATCGAGGGCCGGGTGGTGGACATCGAGGACACCCTTGACGGCTGCGAGCGTATCCTGGCCGACGAATTCTCGGATCGGTCCGAACGGGCGTTGTACATGATCGGCGCCGTGGACGAGGCCGCCGGCAAGGAGAAGGCGGCGTGA
- a CDS encoding F0F1 ATP synthase subunit A → MTLKDISPDQVVYWSRGVVELNATIVWTWIVMAGLVLFSLLITSRLSTGTKMSRWQNLLEIIVQGMRDEIEGIAGQKPGIYLPFVGTLFLFIAVSNVLGALVPGFVSPTASLSTTAALAICVFVAVYIYGIADRGVVDYFRLYLKPSPLMLPFNIMGELSRTLALAVRLFGNVMSGAKIVTILLAVAPIFFPILMKALGLLTGLLQAYIFAILAMVYIAGATRARKQSEEKEPAQEGGQQGES, encoded by the coding sequence GTGACGTTGAAGGACATCAGCCCGGACCAGGTGGTCTACTGGTCGCGCGGCGTCGTCGAACTCAACGCCACCATCGTCTGGACCTGGATCGTCATGGCCGGACTGGTGCTCTTTTCCCTGCTCATTACCTCCCGCCTCTCCACCGGCACCAAGATGTCGCGCTGGCAGAACCTGCTGGAGATCATCGTGCAGGGCATGCGGGACGAGATCGAGGGCATCGCGGGGCAGAAGCCGGGCATCTATCTGCCATTCGTGGGCACGCTCTTCCTCTTCATCGCCGTCAGCAACGTGCTGGGGGCGCTGGTGCCGGGCTTTGTGTCCCCCACGGCCTCGTTGTCCACAACGGCGGCCCTGGCCATCTGTGTATTCGTGGCCGTGTACATCTACGGCATCGCCGACCGGGGCGTGGTGGACTACTTCCGCCTCTACCTCAAGCCCAGCCCGCTCATGCTGCCCTTCAACATCATGGGCGAGTTGTCCCGCACCTTGGCCCTGGCTGTGCGCCTCTTCGGCAACGTCATGAGCGGGGCCAAGATCGTGACCATCCTCCTGGCGGTGGCCCCCATCTTCTTCCCCATCCTCATGAAGGCCCTGGGCCTGCTGACAGGACTTTTGCAGGCTTACATCTTCGCCATCCTGGCCATGGTCTACATCGCCGGTGCCACCCGCGCACGCAAGCAGAGCGAGGAAAAGGAACCCGCCCAAGAGGGCGGCCAGCAAGGAGAATCCTGA
- a CDS encoding IS5 family transposase: protein MKAKPAKSDQGNFLYEDLIDQLNPKDPLLKLAANIPWERFEQEFSSLYSEYGRPAKPIRLMVGLMILKQLENLSDERVIEAWVRNPYYQAFCGETHFRWRLPCDPTDLVYFRKRIGEGGARLIFEVSVGLHGDDAMEREIAVDTTVQEKNITFPTDVKLLTKVIKRCRAIAEFEGISLRRSFRRELPGLLRQRFKSRKIIKRIRTMAGVLIRELERKLPKDSLARHREAMQLFRRVHDQKRTDKNKTYSLHEPDVLCIGKGKEHKKYEFGRKASIAWTKTTGVIVGAMSFKENVFDGHTLPDVLEQVSQITESCPEAAICDRGYRGRKKVGDTSILIPGRPKKSDTPYQRRKARQRFRRRAGIEPVIGHLKHDFRMAKNFLKGALGDAINLLMAAAAFNFKKWMRGLKHFLSLFAPWLCFGTWSRGRLKYA from the coding sequence ATGAAGGCCAAGCCAGCCAAAAGCGATCAGGGCAATTTCCTCTACGAGGACCTCATCGATCAGCTCAATCCCAAGGACCCGCTGCTCAAGCTTGCAGCGAACATCCCCTGGGAAAGGTTCGAGCAGGAGTTTTCTAGCCTCTATAGTGAGTATGGTCGTCCAGCAAAGCCCATAAGACTCATGGTCGGGCTCATGATCCTCAAGCAGCTTGAAAATCTGAGCGACGAGCGTGTCATTGAGGCTTGGGTCCGGAACCCCTACTATCAGGCCTTCTGCGGTGAGACGCATTTCCGGTGGAGGCTTCCTTGTGACCCCACGGACTTGGTTTATTTCCGCAAACGCATCGGCGAGGGTGGGGCGCGTTTGATCTTCGAGGTCTCGGTGGGTCTGCACGGCGACGACGCCATGGAGCGGGAGATCGCCGTGGACACCACGGTCCAGGAGAAGAACATCACCTTCCCCACTGACGTGAAGCTTCTGACCAAGGTCATCAAGCGATGCAGGGCCATCGCCGAGTTCGAAGGAATCAGCTTGCGCCGCAGTTTCCGCCGTGAATTGCCAGGCCTCCTGCGCCAGCGATTCAAGAGTCGCAAGATCATCAAACGCATTCGGACCATGGCTGGCGTCCTGATCCGCGAACTTGAGCGCAAACTGCCCAAGGATTCGTTGGCCAGGCACAGGGAAGCTATGCAGCTCTTCCGCCGGGTCCATGACCAGAAACGTACCGACAAGAACAAGACCTACAGCCTGCACGAACCGGACGTGCTTTGCATCGGCAAGGGCAAAGAGCACAAAAAGTACGAGTTCGGACGCAAGGCCTCCATCGCCTGGACCAAGACCACCGGTGTGATCGTAGGAGCCATGTCCTTCAAGGAGAACGTTTTCGACGGTCACACCCTGCCGGATGTTCTGGAGCAAGTTTCGCAAATCACGGAATCCTGCCCCGAGGCGGCCATCTGTGACCGGGGTTACAGGGGGCGCAAAAAAGTCGGTGACACGAGCATTCTGATTCCGGGCCGGCCGAAGAAAAGCGACACGCCCTACCAGAGACGAAAGGCCAGGCAACGTTTTCGCAGACGCGCTGGCATCGAGCCGGTGATCGGACATCTCAAACACGACTTCCGCATGGCCAAAAACTTCCTGAAAGGGGCCCTCGGTGATGCGATCAACCTGCTGATGGCCGCAGCCGCGTTCAACTTCAAGAAGTGGATGCGGGGACTGAAGCACTTTTTGTCTCTTTTCGCCCCTTGGCTCTGCTTCGGAACCTGGAGTCGGGGCAGACTAAAGTACGCCTGA
- a CDS encoding alternate F1F0 ATPase, F1 subunit alpha, with product MTDESGLDMLRSALNGPLVAAREAADAPFEPVLENVGRIRSIGEGVARVRGLRGVRSEELISFRGGRLGLALNVDENETGVVMLDPSESLGSGDEARRTGRVLDTLVGPELRGRVVDPRGRPLDDKGPLRTADRLPVERPAPAIMDRAPVQEPLQTGLKVVDALIPVGRGQRELILGDRQTGKTAVALDTVLNQKNREVFCIYCGVGKRASAMAKVIATLRENGAIDYSCVVMATEEDPPGLQFAAPYAAMSMGERIMEEGGDALVILDDLTRHARAYRELSLLLRRPPGREAFPGDIFYIHSRLLERSTHLSKEQGGGSLTALPIIETEAQNISAYIPTNLISITDGQIYLSPDLFQKAILPAVDVGRSVSRVGGKTQLPAYRAVAGDLKLAYSQFEELEAFSRFGTRLDEETRQTLERGKRVREVLKQDQYSPLPVMEQLAQLIAVNQGVLDDLPLDGLAFRVAEAAAAVVADMPDLSEKVLSGKKLDDAERERVAGAMADHLREEAESKETEEKERGSTESEGVKSEGRKADSPEEGADG from the coding sequence ATGACTGACGAATCCGGCCTCGATATGCTGCGGAGCGCTTTGAATGGTCCGCTGGTGGCGGCGCGGGAGGCGGCCGATGCTCCGTTCGAGCCAGTGCTGGAGAACGTGGGCCGCATCCGTTCCATCGGGGAAGGGGTGGCCAGGGTCCGCGGCCTGCGAGGCGTGCGCTCCGAGGAATTGATCAGTTTCCGTGGCGGCCGTCTTGGTCTGGCGCTCAACGTGGACGAGAACGAGACCGGCGTGGTTATGCTGGATCCCTCGGAGTCTCTGGGCTCCGGGGACGAGGCCCGGCGCACCGGGCGGGTGCTGGACACCCTGGTGGGGCCGGAACTGCGGGGCAGGGTGGTGGATCCCAGGGGGCGTCCCCTGGACGACAAGGGACCCTTGCGCACGGCCGATCGGCTGCCGGTGGAGCGCCCGGCCCCGGCCATCATGGATCGCGCTCCGGTGCAGGAACCGTTGCAGACCGGCCTGAAGGTGGTGGACGCCCTCATCCCTGTGGGGCGCGGACAGCGGGAGTTGATCCTGGGCGATCGGCAGACAGGCAAGACAGCCGTGGCCCTGGACACCGTTCTCAACCAGAAGAACCGGGAGGTCTTTTGCATCTATTGCGGCGTGGGCAAGCGGGCATCGGCCATGGCCAAGGTCATCGCCACCCTGCGCGAGAATGGGGCCATTGACTATTCCTGCGTGGTCATGGCCACCGAGGAGGATCCGCCCGGCCTGCAATTCGCGGCCCCCTACGCGGCCATGAGCATGGGCGAGCGGATCATGGAGGAGGGCGGCGACGCCCTGGTCATCCTCGACGACCTGACCCGGCACGCCCGCGCCTACCGCGAACTCTCCCTGCTGCTGCGCCGCCCGCCGGGGCGCGAGGCCTTTCCGGGGGACATCTTCTACATCCATTCCCGGCTGCTGGAGCGCTCCACGCATCTGTCCAAGGAGCAGGGCGGCGGCTCCCTGACCGCCCTGCCCATCATCGAGACCGAGGCGCAGAACATTTCCGCCTACATCCCCACCAACCTCATCTCCATCACGGACGGGCAGATATATCTTTCCCCGGACCTGTTTCAGAAGGCCATCCTGCCCGCGGTGGACGTGGGCCGGTCGGTTTCCCGGGTGGGCGGCAAGACGCAGCTTCCCGCTTACCGGGCCGTGGCCGGCGACCTCAAGCTTGCCTATTCGCAGTTCGAGGAGTTGGAGGCGTTCTCCCGCTTCGGCACCCGGCTGGACGAGGAGACCCGCCAGACCCTTGAGCGGGGAAAACGGGTGCGTGAAGTGCTTAAGCAGGACCAGTATTCCCCGCTGCCGGTGATGGAGCAGCTGGCCCAACTTATCGCGGTCAATCAGGGCGTGCTGGACGACCTGCCTCTGGACGGCTTGGCATTCCGTGTGGCCGAGGCGGCGGCCGCCGTTGTCGCGGACATGCCCGATCTCTCGGAGAAGGTGCTCTCCGGCAAAAAACTGGACGACGCGGAGCGTGAGAGGGTGGCCGGGGCCATGGCGGACCACCTGCGCGAGGAAGCTGAAAGCAAGGAAACGGAGGAGAAGGAAAGGGGAAGTACGGAATCCGAAGGAGTGAAGTCCGAAGGCCGGAAAGCGGATAGTCCGGAGGAAGGAGCGGATGGCTGA
- a CDS encoding F0F1 ATP synthase subunit delta: MLIDWFTVGAQIVNFLVLMALLKIFLYDRIVRAMDKREERISASLQEADQRTEKADQERERLREERRELEMKREEVLDDARREAEKRREEMLRDAKDEAEALRRRFAEAFEREKRSLASELREGVVREFTDLLRKAMRILAGTDLEDRAAEVFQQRLDDLDETQCGKLAQGAERDGGRLAVTTAFELPGKLKSALTRKIHQRIGEDVECEYATDGEVLLGVELSAGGARVAWSMREYLRRLEESVMEVLESRGYGDEDAPAESGDKPAAGTMKTRPAGGGDD, translated from the coding sequence ATGCTCATCGACTGGTTCACGGTCGGAGCCCAGATCGTCAATTTTCTGGTGCTTATGGCCCTGCTGAAAATCTTTCTCTACGACCGCATCGTGCGGGCCATGGACAAGCGCGAGGAGCGCATTTCCGCCAGCTTGCAGGAAGCTGACCAGCGCACCGAGAAGGCGGACCAGGAACGTGAACGCCTGCGAGAGGAGCGACGCGAGCTTGAGATGAAGCGGGAAGAGGTCTTGGACGACGCCCGACGGGAGGCCGAGAAGCGGAGAGAGGAAATGTTGCGTGACGCCAAGGACGAGGCGGAGGCCTTGCGGCGGCGGTTCGCCGAGGCCTTCGAGCGGGAGAAGCGCTCCCTGGCCTCGGAACTGCGTGAAGGAGTGGTGCGGGAGTTCACCGACCTGTTGCGTAAGGCCATGCGAATTCTTGCGGGCACCGACCTGGAGGATAGGGCTGCGGAGGTCTTTCAGCAGCGGCTGGACGACCTGGATGAAACGCAGTGCGGCAAGCTCGCCCAGGGCGCGGAACGGGACGGCGGGCGGTTGGCCGTGACCACCGCTTTCGAACTGCCCGGCAAGCTCAAGAGTGCCCTCACCCGTAAAATCCATCAGCGTATCGGCGAGGACGTGGAGTGCGAGTACGCCACGGACGGCGAGGTGCTGCTGGGCGTGGAGCTTTCCGCTGGCGGCGCGCGGGTGGCCTGGAGCATGCGGGAGTATTTGCGCAGGCTGGAGGAGAGCGTCATGGAGGTGCTCGAGAGCCGGGGCTACGGCGACGAGGACGCTCCGGCGGAATCCGGGGATAAACCCGCCGCCGGAACCATGAAAACGCGACCCGCCGGAGGGGGCGATGACTGA